One window of Canis lupus baileyi chromosome 21, mCanLup2.hap1, whole genome shotgun sequence genomic DNA carries:
- the LOC140612760 gene encoding olfactory receptor-like protein OLF1 — protein MELMDGNYTLVTEFILLGFPTRPELQIVLFLVFLTLYGIILTGNIGLMMLIRTDPHLQTPMYFFLSNLSFADLCFSSAIVPKMLVNFLSENKSISLYGCALQFYFSCAFADTESFILAAMAYDRYVAICNPLLYTVVMSRGICVWLIVLSYIGGNMSSLVHTSFAFILKYCDKNVINHFFCDLPPLLKLSCTDTSVNEWLLSTYGSSVEIFCFIVIVISYYFILRSVLRIRSSSGRKKTFSTCASHLTSVAIYQGTLLFIYSRPTYLYTPNTDKIISVFYTIIIPVLNPLIYSLRNKDVKDAAKRAVRLKVDSS, from the coding sequence ATGGAATTGATGGATGGAAACTACACCTTGGTGACCGAGTTTATTCTTTTAGGGTTTCCGACCCGCCCTGAACTGCAGATTGTCCTATTCCTCGTGTTTCTGACATTGTATGGTATAATTTTAACAGGGAATATTGGATTGATGATGTTAATCAGGACCGACCCTCACCTTCAAACccctatgtattttttccttagcAACCTCTCCTTTGCAGACCTTTGTTTCTCCTCAGCCATTGTTCCCAAGATGTTGGTCAATTTCCTCTCAGAAAATAAATCTATCTCCCTTTATGGCTGTGccctacagttttatttttcctgtgctTTTGCTGATACAGAATCCTTTATCCTGGCTGCCATGGCATACGATCGCTATGTTGCCATCTGTAATCCTTTACTGTATACAGTTGTGATGTCTCGGGGCATCTGTGTATGGTTGATTGTCTTGTCCTACATTGGAGGTAACATGAGTTCCCTGGTTCACACGTCCTTTGCCTTTATTCTGAAATACTGCGATAAAAATGTCATTAATCATTTTTTCTGCGACCTCCCTCCCCTGCTTAAGCTATCCTGCACAGACACCTCAGTTAATGAGTGGCTTCTCTCCACATATGGCAGCTCAGTGGAAATTTTCTGCTTCATCGTCATTGTCATCTCCTACTATTTCATTCTGCGCTCAGTCTTGAGGATCCGCTCTTCCAGTGGCAGAAAGAAAACCTTCTCCACGTGTGCCTCTCACCTGACTTCTGTGGCCATCTATCAGGGGACTCTTCTCTTCATTTACTCACGGCCCACCTATCTGTATACTCCCAACACTGATAAAATTATCTCCGTGTTCTACACCATTATTATCCCAGTGCTGAATCCGTTGATTTATAGTTTgagaaataaagatgtaaaagatgCCGCTAAGAGAGCTGTAAGGTTAAAAGTGGATTCCTCATGA